A portion of the Penaeus monodon isolate SGIC_2016 chromosome 28, NSTDA_Pmon_1, whole genome shotgun sequence genome contains these proteins:
- the LOC119591491 gene encoding probable serine racemase isoform X2: MNTTGIGLQEVRAAYQRIQGWIHRTPVFTNEGLNKVSGRQLFFKAENLQKTGAFKARGACNAVFLEKEENPKSPGVVTHSSGNHGQAVAYAAKCAGLPCSVVVPKGTPKVKCDAIVNYGAELVFCEPSPAARKEVCAQIAEATGKAIIHPFDNYNVMAGQGTIALELLEEVPDLDAILVPISGGGMTSGIAVATHGLNPNCRVYAVEPFGKELQRSLENKKRMWDNPPRFLETIADAIRTQQVGDLTFPILCDYAESKVFSVTDDQMIEGMRFIFERMKLVVEAASGAAVYAAMNSLEDVTPPPRKVGVILCGGNVDLDHLPWIDRKTSY; encoded by the exons ATGAACACCACAGGCATAGGACTTCAGGAGGTCCGTGCAGCCTATCAAAGGATTCAAGGGTGGATACATAGGACGCCAGTGTTCACAAATGAAGGACTGAACAAGGTCTCTGGCAGACAGTTGTTCTTCAAGGCGGAAAATTTGCAAAAGACCGGCGCCTTCAAAGCACGTGGAGCGTGTAATGCT GTGTTCCTCGAAAAGGAGGAAAATCCCAAGAGCCCTGGGGTCGTCACGCACAGTAGTGGGAATCATGGTCAAGCTGTGGCATATGCAGCAA agtGTGCGGGCCTTCCCTGCAGTGTAGTTGTACCCAAAGGAACGCCGAAGGTTAAATGTGATGCTATTGTTAATTATGGTGCTGAGCTGGTGTTCTGTGAACCCTCTCCTGCTGCAAG GAAAGAGGTCTGTGCCCAGATTGCAGAAGCGACAGGGAAGGCGATCATCCATCCCTTTGACAATTACAATGTCATGGCTGGCCAGGGGACAATTGCATTGGAACTTCTGGAGGAG GTGCCTGATTTGGATGCCATATTAGTACCAATAAGTGGAGGAGGAATGACTTCTGGCATTGCTGTTGCTACACATGGCCTAAACCCTAATTGCAGAG TTTATGCCGTTGAGCCCTTTGGGAAAGAGCTGCAAAGGAGCTTAGAGAACAAGAAGCGAATGTGGGACAACCCTCCTCGGTTCCTTGAAACTATTGCCGATGCAATTCGGACGCAGCAG GTTGGAGATCTGACATTCCCAATTCTGTGTGATTATGCCGAGTCGAAGGTTTTTAGTGTGACGGATGACCAGATGATTGAGGGCATGAGGTTTATCTTTGAACGCATGAAG CTTGTTGTAGAAGCAGCATCAGGGGCAGCTGTCTATGCTGCTATGAATTCCCTCGAAGATGTCACTCCGCCACCAAGAAAGGTTGGAGTCATTCTCTGTGGCGGAAATGTTGATCTTGATCATTTGCCGTGGATTGATCGGAAGACGTCGTATTGA
- the LOC119591490 gene encoding cysteine--tRNA ligase, cytoplasmic-like → MPKRPDYQWSAPEGVESPKLHLYNSITRKKELFKPQNHVVTWYSCGPTVYDDSHMGHARSYVSFDILRRVMQDYFGYPVKYVMNITDIDDKIIKRARTRYLVKKYKESQVSKDKLVEDIFSAMEHHNSIIAATTDQDKLKMLVEEVQKVKIAADALQSVASSGNASEISKHQDQLMASAESVLGEWLDKEKGKEVTENSIFADLPRHFENEFNKDMDALNVLPADIVTRVSEYVPQIVDYVKKIIDNGYAYESCGSVYFDVGKFDAEPNHYYAKLVPEAYGNQEALEEGEGALSTTAAQEKRSPNDFALWKASKPGEPAWPSPWGPGRPGWHIECSCMASDVIGESLDIHTGGVDLKFPHHDNELAQAEAYYNNDHWVRYFLHTGHLHIDGCKMSKSLKNFITIKKALEETSAAHLRVAFLLHAWKDTLDYSSNTMEGAKQFYKMVSEFNLNVQDLVRRIGNTSTQWGNTEIPVEATYNNARVNIHKALCDNIDTRTALDHMRDLITEANKYMNNNQQVNSQLMININSYVLKMMNMFGVTIGDQNGGSGQSSESLLAVAEVVGDVREKLRQWSRGKDVDAKDLQGKLLSLCDSIRDDMLPPLGVRLEDRDGGAPSIKLVDAAELMQEIKLKKEQEAAKREEKERKKAEQAAKQAAKDKEVPKDPKDMFRTPEYSQWDENGLPTHDKEGKEITKSQSKKLAKLMEAQKKKFEKWQAQQA, encoded by the exons ATGCCCAAGCGCCCAGATTATCAGTGGTCTGCCCCAGAAGGGGTCGAGTCTCCGAAACTCCACCTGTACAACTCCATCACAAGAAAGAAGGAGCTGTTTAAACCTCAGAACCATGTAGTTACTTGGTACAGCTGTGGACCAACAGTCTATGATGATTCTCACATGGGTCATGCAAG ATCGTACGTCAGCTTTGACATCCTGCGGAGGGTGATGCAGGACTACTTTGGATATCCTGTCAAGTATGTTATGAACATCACTGATATTGATGACAAGATTATTAAGCGAGCGCGCACCAGATACCTTGTCAAGAAATATAAAGA GTCTCAAGTTTCTAAGGATAAATTGGTGGAAGACATTTTCTCAGCTATGGAACACCACAATTCTATCATTGCAGCAACAACAGATCAAGATAAACTCAAAATGCTGGTTGAGGAAGTGCAGAAG gtGAAGATTGCTGCAGATGCATTACAGAGTGTTGCCAGTTCAGGGAATGCTTCTGAAATCAGCAAGCACCAAGATCAGCTAATGGCCAGTGCTGAGAGTGTTCTGGGTGAATGGCTggacaaagagaaggggaaggaagttaCGGAAAACTCCATTTTCGCAGACTTGCCACGGCATTTTGAGAACGAGTTCAACAAGGACATGGATGCTCTcaat gtACTTCCAGCTGACATTGTAACCAGAGTGTCTGAGTACGTGCCTCAAATTGTGGACTATGTGAAGAAGATTATTGACAATGGCTATGCTTACGAATCTTGCGGATCTGTGTACTTTGATGTGGGAAAGTTTGATGCGGAGCCAAACCACTATTATGCCAAG CTAGTTCCTGAGGCCTATGGTAACCAGGAGGCTttggaggaaggtgagggagcaCTCTCCACCACTGCCGCCCAGGAGAAGAGGAGCCCTAATGACTTTGCGCTGTGGAAAGCCTCAAAGCCTGGTGAGCCAGCGTGGCCCTCTCCCTGGGGTCCAGGCAGGCCAGGGTGGCACATTGAGTGCTCTTGCATGGCCTCAGATGTCATTGGAGAGTCTCTTGACATCCACACAG GTGGCGTTGATCTGAAATTCCCTCACCATGACAATGAACTGGCACAAGCTGAGGCGTACTACAACAATGATCACTGG GTGCGGTACTTCTTGCACACGGGCCACCTGCACATTGACGGCTGCAAGATGAGCAAGAGCCTCAAAAACTTCATAACCATCAAGAAGGCCCTGGAGGAGACGTCGGCTGCGCACCTGCGCGTAGCCTTCCTCCTGCACGCCTGGAAGGACACGCTGGATTATAGCTC GAACACTATGGAAGGAGCCAAACAATTCTACAAGATGGTTAGTGAATTCAACCTAAATGTTCAGGATCTGGTTCGTCGCATCGGAAACACTAGCACACAGTGGGGTAATACTGAGATCCCAGTTGAGGCAACATATAATAATGCAAG AGTAAATATTCATAAGGCGCTGTGTGATAACATTGACACCAGAACGGCACTAGACCATATGAGGGACCTCATTACAGAGGCCAACAAGTACATGAATAACAACCAGCAG GTCAACTCTCAACTGATGATCAACATAAACAGCTACGTCCtgaaaatgatgaacatgtttggTGTTACTATCGGTGATCAGAATGGAGGCAGTGGCCAG AGCTCAGAGAGCCTTCTTGCGGTAGCTGAAGTAGTTGGAGATGTCCGAGAAAAACTCCGCCAGTGGTCTAGAGGAAAGGACGTAGATGCCAAAGACCTCCAGGGGAAACTCCTAAGCCTCTGTGACAGTATTCGTGATGACATGCTACCTCCGCTTGGGGTCAGATTGGAAGACAGAGATGGAG GCGCACCAAGCATTAAACTTGTAGATGCAGCAGAGCTTATGCAAGAGATCAAActaaagaaagagcaagaagctgccaagagagaggagaaggagaggaagaaggcagAACAAGCAGCGAAACAAGCCGCCAAGGACAAGGAGGTGCCCAAGGACCCAAAGGACATGTTCCGCACCCCTGAATATTCGCAGTGGGATGAGAATGGTCTGCCGACACATGACAAGGAAGGCAAGGAAATCACCAAGAGCCAGTCAAAGAAACTTGCCAAGCTCATGGAAGCCCAGAAGAAGAAATTCGAGAAGTGGCAAGCACAACAGGCGTag
- the LOC119591491 gene encoding probable serine racemase isoform X1, which translates to MNTTGIGLQEVRAAYQRIQGWIHRTPVFTNEGLNKVSGRQLFFKAENLQKTGAFKARGACNAVFLEKEENPKSPGVVTHSSGNHGQAVAYAAKCAGLPCSVVVPKGTPKVKCDAIVNYGAELVFCEPSPAARKEVCAQIAEATGKAIIHPFDNYNVMAGQGTIALELLEEVPDLDAILVPISGGGMTSGIAVATHGLNPNCRVFAVEPVGKDLQRSLESKERLWPNPNRFLDTIADSIRIQQQSFFVGCCSSGMQTLEVGDLTFPILCDYAESKVFSVTDDQMIEGMRFIFERMKLVVEAASGAAVYAAMNSLEDVTPPPRKVGVILCGGNVDLDHLPWIDRKTSY; encoded by the exons ATGAACACCACAGGCATAGGACTTCAGGAGGTCCGTGCAGCCTATCAAAGGATTCAAGGGTGGATACATAGGACGCCAGTGTTCACAAATGAAGGACTGAACAAGGTCTCTGGCAGACAGTTGTTCTTCAAGGCGGAAAATTTGCAAAAGACCGGCGCCTTCAAAGCACGTGGAGCGTGTAATGCT GTGTTCCTCGAAAAGGAGGAAAATCCCAAGAGCCCTGGGGTCGTCACGCACAGTAGTGGGAATCATGGTCAAGCTGTGGCATATGCAGCAA agtGTGCGGGCCTTCCCTGCAGTGTAGTTGTACCCAAAGGAACGCCGAAGGTTAAATGTGATGCTATTGTTAATTATGGTGCTGAGCTGGTGTTCTGTGAACCCTCTCCTGCTGCAAG GAAAGAGGTCTGTGCCCAGATTGCAGAAGCGACAGGGAAGGCGATCATCCATCCCTTTGACAATTACAATGTCATGGCTGGCCAGGGGACAATTGCATTGGAACTTCTGGAGGAG GTGCCTGATTTGGATGCCATATTAGTACCAATAAGTGGAGGAGGAATGACTTCTGGCATTGCTGTTGCTACACATGGCCTAAACCCTAATTGCAGAG TGTTTGCTGTTGAGCCGGTAGGAAAGGACCTCCAGAGAAGTCTTGAGAGCAAAGAACGTTTATGGCCCAATCCAAACAGGTTCCTGGATACGATAGCAGATTCTATTAGGATTCAGCAG CAATCATTTTTTGTGGGATGTTGCAGTTCAGGGATGCAGACGCTTGAG GTTGGAGATCTGACATTCCCAATTCTGTGTGATTATGCCGAGTCGAAGGTTTTTAGTGTGACGGATGACCAGATGATTGAGGGCATGAGGTTTATCTTTGAACGCATGAAG CTTGTTGTAGAAGCAGCATCAGGGGCAGCTGTCTATGCTGCTATGAATTCCCTCGAAGATGTCACTCCGCCACCAAGAAAGGTTGGAGTCATTCTCTGTGGCGGAAATGTTGATCTTGATCATTTGCCGTGGATTGATCGGAAGACGTCGTATTGA